TGGCCGGCACGGACGTGCCCGACTACCCGGCCGTCCTGCGCCAGATCGCCCCCGTGCCGACCCCCGGCGGCCGCTGCGTCCACCTGGGAGTGCACCCGTGCCTCGTCGGCGCCTTCGCCGACCGCAGGGACGCCTCACGCGCAGTGATCGACGCCCGCTGCGCCGGCAGCTCCCGCATCTTCGCGTCCTGGAACACCACCGGCGTCCGCGCCCGCCCCGGCGCCCGGCACGTCCCGCTGTCCGACCTGCTCAACGGGGCGACGGCAGCGGGCCTGCGCCTCGAACGGACGGTGGAGGCGGGGCGGGACGGGATACCGGATCTGTTCGGGTTCGCCGGGGTGAAGGCGTAGACCGGCCCGTCCGGCGTCCACACGAAGGGCAGCGGCGCCGGGGTCAGGAAACCCGCGGCACCCCGGAAGACCCCCGCACCATCAACTCCCCCCGCACCGACGCGATCCCCCCGGGCGGCGCCTCCTCCCGGCCCATGGCGATCCGCCCGGCCCGTGCCCCGGCCTCCGCCAGCGGCAACCGCACGGTCGTCAGCGAGGGCACCGCGTCGATGCTGAACGGCAGATCGTCGAACCCGGCCACCGACACGTCCTCCGGGATCCGCAACCCGGAGTCCCGCAGCGCCGCACACGCCCCGAGCGCGACGGAGTCGTTCGCGGCGACGACCGCCGTCAGGGACGGGTCGCGCCGCAGCAGCTCCAGCGTCGCCTCGTAGCCGGACCGCCGGTCGTACCGTCCGTGCACCGTCCACCGGGGGTCCTCCTCGATGCCGTGCGCGGCGAGCGCGGCCCGGTGTCCCTCCAGCCGGTGCCGGGTCGTCGTCCGTTCCTCCGGGCCGGCGATGTAGCCGAGCCGCCGGTGCCCGAGCCCGATCAGGTGCTCGGTGAGTTCCTGCCCGCCGCCGCGGTTGTCGAAGGTCAGCGCGATCGCCCCGGTCTCCGGCGCCGGCGGGCGTCCGCACAGGACGACCCGCGTCCCGGCATCGGTCAGCTTGCGCACCTTGGTGTCCATGGCCGCCTGGTGCGCCGCGTCCTCGATCGCCCCGCCGGTCAGCACCACGGCCGCCGCCCGCTGCCGCTGCAGCAGCGTGAGATACGTCAGCTCCCGCTCGGGAGAGCCCCCCGTGTTGCAGACCACCGCGAGTCTCTCCCCGCCCGCGCGGCCGCCCGGGCCGCCGATCTCGGCCTGGATGGCGCTCGCCATGATCCCGAAGAACGGGTCGGCGATGTCGTTCACCAGGATCCCGACCAGGTCGGAGGTGGCGGCGGCCAGGGCGCTCGCGGGCCCGTTGAGCACGTAGTCCAGCTCGTCCACGGCCTTCAGTACCCGCTCCCGGGTGGATGCGGCCACGGGGTAGTTCCCGTTCAGCACGCGCGACACCGTCGCGGGCGAGACCTGCGCGCGGGCCGCCACGTCCGCCAGGGTCACCGTCATCTCGTCGTCCTCCGGTCGCGCATCTCGTCGTCCGCCCTCGTCGCCCTCGTACACATCCAGACCTGTGGCCTTGGTTCCGATGGACCTATGGCCATGGTTCCGAGCAGACCTTAAGCCCCCGACCCGGGGTTGTTCGCCCCCTCGAACAACTCGTCCTGGTCACGGTCTTGTCCGGACCGCTGTCAGAGGCTAGCTTCTTCCTTTATAGAAAGCGCTTGCTGTAACGCTCACCAGTCCACAGGTGGCTCACCGGGCCACCAGGGAAGGGTGGGGCGTACGCGGCGCGACGACCGCGTACGAAGGGAACGACGTGACACGCAAGACGGTGCGTATCGCCATGAACGGCGTGACCGGGCGCATGGGCTACCGCCAGCACCTGGTCCGCTCCATCCTCGCCCTCCGTGAGCAGGGCGGCCTCGACCTCGGCGACGGCACCGTGCTGTGGCCCGAGCCGATCCTGGTCGGCCGCCGTGAGCACGCGCTGAAGGCGCTGGCCGAACAGCACAGCCTGGAGCACGTCTCGACCGATCTGGACGCGGTCCTCGCCGACGAGACGGTGGACATCTACTTCGACTCCCAGGTCACCTCCGCCCGCGAGGAGGCGCTCAAGAAGGCCATCGCGGCCGGCAAGCACATCTACACCGAGAAGCCCACGGCCACCGGCCTCGACGGCGCCCTGGACCTCGCCCGGCTCGCGAACGAGGCCGGCATCAAGCACGGCGTCGTCCAGGACAAGCTCTTCCTCCCCGGCCTGCTGAAGCTGAAGCGCCTCATCGACGGCGGCTTCTTCGGCCGGATCCTGTCCGTGCGCGGCGAGTTCGGCTACTGGGTCTTCGAGGGCGACTGGCAGGCCGCGCAGCGCCCGTCCTGGAACTACCGGGCCGAGGACGGCGGCGGCATCGTCGTCGACATGTTCCCGCACTGGGAGTACGTGCTCCACGAGCTGTTCGGCCGCGTGAAGTCCGTCCAGGCCATCGCCACCACCCACATCCCGCAGCGCTGGGACGAGAACGGCAAGCCCTACGACGCCACCGCCGACGACGCCGCCTACGGCATCTTCGAGCTGGAGGGCGGCGCGATCGCCCAGATCAACTCCAGCTGGGCCGTGCGCGTCAACCGCGACGAGCTCGTCGAGTTCCAGGTGGACGGCACCGAGGGCTCGGCCGTCGCCGGCCTGCGCAACTGCCGCGTCCAGCACCGCTCGGCCACGCCCAAGCCGGTCTGGAACCCGGACATCCCCGCCACCGAGGTCTTCCGCGACCAGTGGCAGGAGATCCCGGACAACGCCGAGTTCGACAACGGCTTCAAGGCACAGTGGGAGCTGTTCCTCAAGCACGTCTACGCCGACGCCCCCTACCACTGGGACCTGCTGGCCGGCGCCCGCGGTGTCCAGCTCGCCGAGCTGGGCCTGAAGTCCTCGGCCGAGGGCCGCCGTATCGACGTACCGGAGATCCAGCCGTGACCATCCGACTCCCGGACAGCAACGGGGCGTCGCGGACGTACGAGCCGCGCACCGAACCGCTCCTGGTGACGCCCGGCACGCCCTTCACCTCCCGCACGGTCTACTCGGCGGCGCACGTCGTCGCCGACCCCTACGCGGACGTCTCGCCCGACTCGCCCGCCGCCGTCGACTGGGACGCCACCCTGGCCTTCCGCCGCCACCTGTGGTCGCACGGGCTGGGGGTCGCCGAGGCGATGGACACGGCCCAGCGCGGCATGGGCCTGGACTGGGCGGGCGCGGCGGAACTGATCCGCCGGTCGGCGGCGGAGGCGAAGTCGGTCGGCGGCCTGATCGCCTGCGGTGTGGGCACGGACCAGCTGCCGGCCACCGAGATCGGCTACCCGTACAGCCTGGCGGAGATCCGGGCCGCGTACGAGGAGCAGCTCGCGGTCGTCGAGGAGTCGGGCGCGCGGGCGATCCTGATGGCCTCCCGGGCTCTGGCGGCGGTCGCCAAGGGGCCGGAGGACTATCTGGAGGTCTACGGCCACCTGCTCCGCCAGGCGTCCGAGCCGGTCGTCCTGCACTGGCTCGGCCCGATGTTCGACCCGGCGCTGGAGGGCTACTGGGGAGCGACGGACCTGGACGCCGCCACCCGCACCTTCCTGGACGTCATCGCCGCCCACCCGGACAAGGTCGACGGCATCAAGGTCTCGCTGCTGGACGCGCAGCGCGAGATCGACATCCGCCGCCGCCTGCCGCAGGGCGTGCGCTGCTACACGGGCGACGACTTCAACTACCCCGAGCTGATCGCCGGCGACGAGCAGGGCTTCAGCCACGCCCTGCTCGGCATCTTCGACCCGCTGGGCCCGCTGGCGGCGCAGGCGGTGCGGGTGCTCGACACGGGTGATGTGAAGGGCTTCCGGGAGCTGCTGGACCCGACGGTCCCTCTGTCCCGGCACCTCTTCCAGACCCCGACCCGCTTCTACAAGACGGGCGTGGTGTTCCTGGCCTGGCTGGCCGGTCACCAGTCCCACTTCACGATGGTCGGCGGCCTGCAGTCGGCCCGCTCGCTCCCGCACCTCGCGAAGGCGTACGAACTCGCCGACGGTCTGGGCCTGTTCCCCGACCCGAAGCTGGCGGAGGAGCGGATGAAGAACCTGCTGGGCGTGTACGGGGTGGACCAGTGAGCACCGCGGAGTCAGGACGCCTGGAGCGCTTCTCCATCAACCAGATGACGGTGAAGCAGCTGTCGATGCCGGAACTGGTGGACGCCTGCGTGCAGTCGGGTATCGGCAACGTCGGCCTGTGGCGCGAGCCGGTCCAGTCGTACGGCCTGGAGGCCACGGCCAAGCTGGTCCGGGACGCGGGCCTGACGGTGACCACGTTGTGCCGGGGCGGCTTCTTCACGGCGATCGACCCGGGGGAGCGCGCTCAGGCCCTGGCCGACAACCGCCGGGCGATCGACGAGGCGGCGACGCTGGGCACCGACACCCTGGTCCTGGTCTCGGGCGGACTCCCGGCCGGCTCCAAGGACCTGCACGGCGCGCGCGAGCGCATCGCGGACGCGCTGGCGGAACTGGGCCCCTACGCGGAGCGGCACGGCGTCCGCCTGGCCATCGAGCCGCTCCACCCGATGTACGCCTCCGACCGCTGCGTGGTGTCGACGCTGGCCCAGGCCCTGGACCTGGCCGAACGCTTCCCGGCGCACCAGGTCGGCGTCACCGTCGACACGTACCACATCTGGTGGGACGACACGGCTCCCGCGCAGATCGCCCGGGCGGGTGCGGGCGGCCGGATCCACACCTTCCAACTCGCCGACTGGACGACTCCGCTCCCGCAGGGCGTGCTGACCGGCCGTGGCCAGATCGGTGACGGCTCGATCGACATGCGGGAGTGGCAGGGGTACGTGGAGGCCGCCGGCTACACCGGTGCCATCGAGGTCGAGCTGTTCAACGACGGGCTGTGGGCGAGGGACGGACGGGAGGTGCTGGCCGAGACGGCGGCGAGGTTCGTCGAGCACACCCTCTGATCCGGCCCTGAGCCACGCTCGCTGCCCCGCCCCGCGGACCCGGGCGGGGCAGCGGCCGTATCGGGTCGTGGCCCACGACCGTGCGAGGAACCCGTTCACCCGTTCCTCCAGCCGCTTCCGGCACCGCGGCCATTCCGGTGCCGTCACCGAGAAGGCCGCTCGCGTTCCCAGTGCGCCGTGGCGCCGACCGCGCGTCCCGTGGCCGTCGAGATCTGCGCGTAGGGCGCTACCGGGTGCGGGAGGGCCGTTCGTCGACTCATTCGCCCCGTTGAACTCCTGCCTCCCCCTCCCTACCGACTTCCGGAAATCCGGCCCGCGTCGGGAACCCGGCCCGGACTCCCGTCGTCCAACCGCAGGCCGCCGGAGAGTCACCACGGTGCGGTGTCGGCCCTCGCTGCTGGCTGCGATCGCTGACCACCCTCTCCGCCGTACCGCGGCCGGCGGCACCGCCGCCATCGGCGCGCCCCCCTCCAACCGCGCCGGTGGCGGCCCCTGCGCGGTTACTGACCTTCAAAGCGTGGTGTCATAGGGGCTGACGCCTCATGATCCCTTCGGTATGCCGATCACATGAGGTATGCGCAAGGAGGCGGTCTGACCGACGAACGGCGGGCCTTCCGCGTCGA
The genomic region above belongs to Streptomyces coeruleorubidus and contains:
- a CDS encoding Gfo/Idh/MocA family protein, producing MTRKTVRIAMNGVTGRMGYRQHLVRSILALREQGGLDLGDGTVLWPEPILVGRREHALKALAEQHSLEHVSTDLDAVLADETVDIYFDSQVTSAREEALKKAIAAGKHIYTEKPTATGLDGALDLARLANEAGIKHGVVQDKLFLPGLLKLKRLIDGGFFGRILSVRGEFGYWVFEGDWQAAQRPSWNYRAEDGGGIVVDMFPHWEYVLHELFGRVKSVQAIATTHIPQRWDENGKPYDATADDAAYGIFELEGGAIAQINSSWAVRVNRDELVEFQVDGTEGSAVAGLRNCRVQHRSATPKPVWNPDIPATEVFRDQWQEIPDNAEFDNGFKAQWELFLKHVYADAPYHWDLLAGARGVQLAELGLKSSAEGRRIDVPEIQP
- a CDS encoding LacI family DNA-binding transcriptional regulator codes for the protein MTVTLADVAARAQVSPATVSRVLNGNYPVAASTRERVLKAVDELDYVLNGPASALAAATSDLVGILVNDIADPFFGIMASAIQAEIGGPGGRAGGERLAVVCNTGGSPERELTYLTLLQRQRAAAVVLTGGAIEDAAHQAAMDTKVRKLTDAGTRVVLCGRPPAPETGAIALTFDNRGGGQELTEHLIGLGHRRLGYIAGPEERTTTRHRLEGHRAALAAHGIEEDPRWTVHGRYDRRSGYEATLELLRRDPSLTAVVAANDSVALGACAALRDSGLRIPEDVSVAGFDDLPFSIDAVPSLTTVRLPLAEAGARAGRIAMGREEAPPGGIASVRGELMVRGSSGVPRVS
- a CDS encoding dihydrodipicolinate synthase family protein → MTIRLPDSNGASRTYEPRTEPLLVTPGTPFTSRTVYSAAHVVADPYADVSPDSPAAVDWDATLAFRRHLWSHGLGVAEAMDTAQRGMGLDWAGAAELIRRSAAEAKSVGGLIACGVGTDQLPATEIGYPYSLAEIRAAYEEQLAVVEESGARAILMASRALAAVAKGPEDYLEVYGHLLRQASEPVVLHWLGPMFDPALEGYWGATDLDAATRTFLDVIAAHPDKVDGIKVSLLDAQREIDIRRRLPQGVRCYTGDDFNYPELIAGDEQGFSHALLGIFDPLGPLAAQAVRVLDTGDVKGFRELLDPTVPLSRHLFQTPTRFYKTGVVFLAWLAGHQSHFTMVGGLQSARSLPHLAKAYELADGLGLFPDPKLAEERMKNLLGVYGVDQ
- a CDS encoding class I SAM-dependent methyltransferase, which produces MVSSKATAVYDEHSDWYNELMSPTGGGDCTRRVHAALGDLLGPGDGGTCLDVCCGTGAHASAVAGLGWTPVGVDLSGNRLRHAAERLPVAVADATALPLADGSVPAAVCVLAGTDVPDYPAVLRQIAPVPTPGGRCVHLGVHPCLVGAFADRRDASRAVIDARCAGSSRIFASWNTTGVRARPGARHVPLSDLLNGATAAGLRLERTVEAGRDGIPDLFGFAGVKA
- a CDS encoding sugar phosphate isomerase/epimerase family protein translates to MTVKQLSMPELVDACVQSGIGNVGLWREPVQSYGLEATAKLVRDAGLTVTTLCRGGFFTAIDPGERAQALADNRRAIDEAATLGTDTLVLVSGGLPAGSKDLHGARERIADALAELGPYAERHGVRLAIEPLHPMYASDRCVVSTLAQALDLAERFPAHQVGVTVDTYHIWWDDTAPAQIARAGAGGRIHTFQLADWTTPLPQGVLTGRGQIGDGSIDMREWQGYVEAAGYTGAIEVELFNDGLWARDGREVLAETAARFVEHTL